From Platichthys flesus chromosome 19, fPlaFle2.1, whole genome shotgun sequence:
ccaaTGACGAGTCGAATAGCCTGCTGAGCTGTGTTTGTATCAATGCCTTCACGCGTGGTACTATTTTCTTCCTGGACAGGGTTAACTCCTCGTCCCATTCATTCTACTGAAATGACTCTACTACCAATCAGTCCATGCTGGCTCATGTGTTACTGTTTACTGCACTATCAATGCACTCACCTTTAAAGTGTTTGGAGGTCCACAGTCCCATGTTAACGTTTTACCAATCGAAGATACACAAAATGTTGCCAGTATTTGTTGTTgagatttattgatttaaacagCCGGTACCTTGTAGCTCTCTCAACCAATCATCTCTTTAAAGGAATCGTCCAAAATGTTTGGATATATGCTTATTGTGGGAATAGTGTGGGAATACAAACATTAATACCACTCGTCCTCCTATTTAATGTAAAGCCTCCTCCACTAGCTGGTTGGCTCAGCTTATCAGAAAAGGTTGTGGAAACAGGGAACCAGCCGCCGTGGCACAGTCCAAAGTTAACGAAGTCCACTTACCAGCACCAGTAATACTCACTCACTTGAGCTGGGACAAAACCCAACATAAGACAGCAACTTGtcatataaaacattattatagCGACATATTATGAATTAATTTGTGAGCTTTACAGCTGCTGGTGAttggacagagccaggctagccatttccctctgtttccagtctttatgctaagctacgcTAATTGGTGGCTGAATCTTTCGACATAACTGCAGCACACACAAGTTTTCGTAATGCAAAACGTTAGACTTCTCCCTTATGGTAAACACACCactgtttctttgcttttcacAACTCTCTGAAATCATGCTCATTATTTCATGAATAGACCCCATCCAATTTTGTGCCTCAGATTTAAAAATGCCGTTTTTTAATTTTAACCCTGATATTTGTGACAATATTTTACAGTGAATTTTAGTGATATTTCTTCAGTCTTGTGGAAaaagtgctgtttgtttttgtgaggaGTCCATCAAGGGAAATTTCACATGGACCAGTGTGCCTTCTTATTTGCACTGACCAGGAACATGTGCCTTAAATGTGAATGTACTTGCACTGTGATgaaacattgaaaataaaataaactttaaacgCACTGTCGTTTGTATATTTCCTACGAATcacacagcaaatacaaaatatatacagtagaatATATAAAGCTGCACATGTTGATGCATGTTTATTTTTCCGCAATTATAAATTCTATTATGGTGTTTTACTAAATTGTGATTAACTGTTTATGCAGCAGTTAACACTATGGGCCCCTAGTTGAAGTTTTGGTGGATAAAATACTTGTagaactaaataaaatataatcacaacgtacaaagagaaaaaaatgcaataagattaagattttaagattaagatatgtttatttataccaaacacatgcacagacatgtacaacacactcatgcaatggtaggtaaatttaacctctgcatttaacccatctgtgtgcaggacacagagcagtgagcgaccatgtacggcgctcggggagcagatgttggggaagtaaggtgccttgctcaggggcactagacagggtagggagactcttggatttttggacagatcaatccaggttcgtcttttgttgtctctccgtggagtcgaaccggagacgtaccagagaccttctctgcccatagtttctgccactagactaCTGCTATATTGAGGGAGTTGACTGAGCATTGCATGTTTAAGATGTGAAACGTTTGGTTAGGAAATTTCACTTAAAGAGAATGAATTGTTACAAATAATCACCAATCCTAGTTTTTCCATGCAGCAGCAAACTATGGACCATTACATTGTATTCATTATTTGTATCTGTACTGCCCTTCACTGACCATGCACTGTGACTCTAAGggtcaaaacacaacaatttgGCAACACAGCAAACCAGTGATATATCATTTGGAAATTAATTCTTGGCTTTAGATTGTTATATTTTCAAGCATAATGTGTCACGATACTcaaacacttttctttcatttggaagctttaattgaaaaaaaaaaaaagtcgcTTGGGGAAAACAGGAAACGGGTGGTAACACTCATTCAGCAGGAATGGAAAAGGGAACAAaatcatacatttatatattgttttaaagcAGATTCATCAGAGGTACTTGTACACAGCTTTCTCCTGCAGGGTCTGAATCTCTAGTTTGACGGGACATTTGTAAAAGTGCGACAGTAGTGACTCGGTGTAGCCAATTAAGAAGTAGAACTTCTGCGGCGGGAGCTTCTGTAGCATTAAAGCGCACACGATGAGCAAGTTGCCGCGTCTTTTGATCACAATCTCATTTGCCAGGCAGCCATGGAAGGTCCCGAATATGAACCTCCTTACGAACACATCCTCTACAGAGCGTTCAGctgctccctcttctccttttaGGTTACCTGGCAGAAAAGGAAACGAGAGTTGTCCTGAGGTATAAAGTACAAtacagtacattacattaccaTACTATACTACACATGTGGTAACAGGTACCGTGATGTATCATCATGCAAATACGGGATGATTTCCACATGGCATTTTTATAGTagaacaaagtgttttttcagAGATTAATAACTCTGCAAATTATACAGAGACAAATAAATCTAATGCTTACTGTTTAGAACTATTATAAATTATTTCCCCTTATGTGATGAATTTACGTGCATAATGTGTCCTTTTGTGTTGACTGTGCTGATATAACTGAAAATAAATTTCCCTCAAGGTACAATTAAGAcgaaagtttaaaaaaagtctaGTACACAAATACTACTTCAGTTATCTCTGCATCCTGCAGAACAATAGATATGATGTAAAGCTTATATAGTTCtaaaaataattcatattcatattgaATGTATGATGTCATGACACTATGATGATTTCATTATGCATGATgcttttcatatatattttctgaACAAAAAAAACCCTATAAATCTTTTGACCGTAGCTGACTCACTGAACTGTGTACAATTCTTATGATACTTGGCTTCTCGAACATGGGGTTCTATTGC
This genomic window contains:
- the mrps24 gene encoding small ribosomal subunit protein uS3m, with the translated sequence MAVSLSGAGSVRLLGSLTRAGSLFSSSGSRSLHVTSVCCKNRAARIRVGKGDKPLTYEQALHPHHIGHRKGWLSQHTSNLKGEEGAAERSVEDVFVRRFIFGTFHGCLANEIVIKRRGNLLIVCALMLQKLPPQKFYFLIGYTESLLSHFYKCPVKLEIQTLQEKAVYKYL